AAGCGCTCACGAATGCTCTGGGCCGTGGTTTGACTTATTTGCAACTGGCCCGTTTTTCGTCGACTATTGTCGGTCACAGCCTCACCATATCTTGTGAGGCGAGCGGGCTCACAGGGGCAGGTCTGTGCTTCCGTGAGGTAGGACTCACAAAATTGTGGATCTAAAAAGCCGGGGTCAACAAATACCCCCAAGCGTTCAAAAAAAGCAGCGCTAGGCATTGCTCCGAACCTTTTATTCAGCGATGGAAAAATATTTAATATTCTAGATCAAGTCCTCAGAAGATGAGGCTTAGATCTTGGAATCAAATGATGGCATTGGTGTAAAGCGGGATAAGTCATTCACAAAGCCCATGATCACTTGCCCTTGCAACTCAACCCAGGCATGGGCTTCTAGAGAATGGTCTTCTGCTTTAGCAACCCCAATTTTTAGCTCGGGTTCATAGCCTCGCCGACAAATTAACACTTGAGTGACGAGGGCTCGAGCTAAACATTTCACCTTTCCTGGCATAAAGCGGCTGCTGGTGTTCACTGCCCAGACCACTTTACCTACGGTCCTACGACTAATCTTAGTCAGGGTAGGCGATTGATAGTAAGCAGACGTTTGGTGAAAGTTGACCAGCCATTTTTGCAGGATTTTGAAGGGTAGCAACCACAACCCCAATCGAACCAAGCCCAAGAGAACGTAGGTTTTGATCAGGAGGGTGCGATCGCAACTTCGCAACCGCAAAAATTTAAGCACTGGCGACATCTTTGATCTCAATCAATTCCGATTCAGCCATCTCATTTAGCAACCTCATGACATCTTGTTCACACTGGTCCGACCCAACTTCGTATTGATCTAAAATTTGGTCGCAGATATCTTTAACCGATCGAGGTTGCTGAAGTAAATTCCAAACACTTGCACCCACTTCATTCAAACCGAAGTACATTCCTGTCTTCAGGTTGAGGATAACTGATTCCCCGGCTAAGTCAGATGAGACTTGCTCTGGGGTCGCAACAACCGTTGTATTCGTTGAAATAGTGGTAGTCAAACTCATAACCCTTTAAAACAATCTAATATAATGCAGATTTCGTTTAAGTTAGCACAGATATTTTATATTTATCCGTAGGAATTAAAACATTTAACCATTAGCTTTACAGGGATTGTCGACTCATTTTTCGCCAGACAACTTTGACCCATTTTATGCCGTGTTGACGATGCCGCTGACAGACTGTATTTCCGCTGCTTACCTTTTTGAATTGCAGAATTTTTCAACGCAACGCACAAAGATTTCCACTCCCATGGCTAAAGCAGTCTCATCAAAATCGAATTGGGGATGGTGGTGGGGATAGGCTAATCCTCGCTCGTCATTGGCTGAACCCAAAAAGAAGTAGCAACCTGGAACTTCTTGCAAAAAGAAGGACATGTCTTCCCCTCCCATGGTTTGACAGTTGGGAACCACACCTGTTGGTGTTTCAATCACTTCAGTACTGATGGAGCGTACTAAATCTGCGATCGCAGCATCATTTATCACAGGTGGATACAGTCGCCAATACTTTAAGTCGTAGGTGGCTCCCCAACTTTGACAAATCCCCGTCAGGATATCCTGCATACGCGGCTCAATCAGATGGGCCAATTCTGGGTCAAAGTAGCGAACCGTGCCGCTCATAAAGCTGGAGTCGGCAATCACATTAGAAGCTGTGCCCGCATGGAGTTGTCCGATGGTCACCACAGCTGAATCGAGGGGATTGACATGGCGAGCCACAATGGCTTGGAGGGCGTTGACGATTTGAGCGCTGATCACCACTGCATCCGTGGTTTGGTGAGGCATGGCGCCATGTCCCCCCTTGCCCTGAATCTTGCATTCAAATAGATCCACGGCAGCCATCAGCGGCCCTGATTTGACGCCAACGGTGCCGAGGGGGAGATTGTTCCATAAGTGCAGGCCAATAATGGCATCAACTTGCGGGTTTTGCAGAACACCCGCCTCAATCATGGGCTTGGCCCCACCCGGAGATTCTTCAGCAGGCTGGAAAATGATCTTGACCGTACCGGCAAAGTCTTGGCGATGTTGAGATAAATAGCGGGCTGTTCCCAGAGCAATGGCCGTATGTCCATCATGGCCGCAGGCATGCATGACCCCATCGTGGCGTGACCGATAGGAAACCGTATTCTCTTCCTGAATGGGCAAGGCATCTATGTCTGCCCGAATCGCTAACACTGGCCCCGGTTGTGCCCCAGAGATCGTGGCCATGATACCCGTTTCAGCAATGCCTGTTTGATGGTCAATGCCCCATTCTGTTAAGCGCTGAGCTACAAATTCAGCAGTGAGATGCTCTTTGAATCCAAGTTCTGGATATTGATGCAGATGCCGTCGCCAAGAGACTAAATCCAGTTGTTGGATATCTGAGCGAATGGAGGTATCAGAATGAGGAGGAGAAGAAACCATAGTACTCTTCCCAAAACGGGAAAACGGTCAATTACTTCTTTAAGAATACTATTCCTAGATTTTTCACGAGCAGTAAGCCAAAAACCAAATTAGCAACAAAAACCAGTTGATATCTTCATTCTCACAGTCTTAACTCTGAACTTAGAGTAAGCTAACCATCAACGGATGGGCTCCACCGTTATTATCTAAAATCTTTGTTTGTGTTCTGCGGCTAAAAGACCTCAGCCTTACTGACTGATGATCCTACGTTTGGTGGCTTCGCATTTCAACTTTTAGTTCCAGTTGCTAAGCCTTGGTTTTAGATGAATTACGCCTTGAATATTTATTGCGAAGTGGGTTGATTTTTGGTGGGTCAGCTACGATCCAAAAAAATTTGCTACTGGTATCTGCAGTTTTCTACTCCAAAGCTAGCACTGGATATTCGACAATCATGCCCATAGTTCAGGTCGGCTCGCGTCAGTAAAGCTAAGCTTCTAGCCGTACTTTTACCAACCCTTCACACTATCTTTATGAGCTGACTGCCTGACACATCTCTGAAAGCCTTTTCCTCGTATGGGTTTGCACTGTAAGAATAGCAACGCTGCCCCTAAGGCAAGAGAGTTGGTAATACGTTTAGGTTGCGTTTGACGTGTGAACAATGCCAAAAGCTAGCCTTATACACCCTGCTATTCAGCATCCAAAAGCTACGTATCTAAAGGCTTTGAGGTACTTATGTCAGGCAGTCAGCTTTATGAGTCTCCAACAGAAAATTATTAAGGCTGCCATTCAAGGTCTGATCCAACTTGCAAACGACCCAAAATCTCAGGAAAAAGTAATGGACCTTGCCCAAAGTGCCTTTGACTTTTACCAGGTCAAAACTGGCCAAGTCAACTTGCAGTCTAGTGAAGATGCGGTTAAAAGTGCTGTAGAGTCGTGTATTCGTCAAGACGAGGAGAGCCAAGCCAGAGTTGCAGCATTCGTGTGTGCGATCTACGCTCAGCACGACGTCTATCGTGGTGCCCAAGTTGGAGGTAGCCTTCGGAAACGGTTTGGTCCATCTTGGTTCCCACGTATCAAGGAACATGAGGAGCGGTACGCTTTGAAAATAGACAAGGCACTGGAAGATTACCTATACCAGCAGATTCAATCTACTACTGACGCCTAACTCAAGTAATACAAAATCGCATGGAATACAGCAATCCAAGATCAAAGGCATTACTTGATTTCAACCTCTCTCGTATCACTGCTAGTTGAATCGACACGGTTTATTCTGGCATCGTCTGAGTATAAGCCCTTTAGATAGAAGCATAGAGCTGCTCTGCCAGGATAGAGATCTCATCTTCCATCGTTAGTAACTCTAGCCAATGGCTAGGTATACCCTGCACACCATAAAAAGCACCTGCCAATTGACCACAAATAGCAGCCGTAGTATCAGCATCATCCCCAAGATTGGTTGCTTGCAGAACCGCCTGTGCAAAAGTTTCTGTGGTCCAGAAACACCAAAGAGCCGCTTCTAGACTATCTACGACATAGCCAGAACCTCGAATATCTTCCAATGTTTTGCTTTGATAATCTCCCTTGGCTATAGCTTGTATCGAAGGAGAAATTATACCTGCTGGTTCTTGCTCCATAAGGATTTCAACTTTGCCAACTCCTGATAAGGCGCGAAAGAGCATATCACCAAATAATTGGCTGGCCTCAATACATTCTGTAGCCCCATGAGTGGTACGCGAACTTTCACCACATAGATACAAGGTGCGATCGCGATCTGGGTAGCAGAACATAGGTACTGGGGCCAATCGCATCAAACACCCATTCCCAGCTGATCTAGGGTGAGTAGAGCCACTGAAAAGGATATCTGTAGTCTTGTATTGCTCTAAAGCTTGCCTAACAGTATTTCCAATATCGAAACAGTCACCTGTACTGCTGAGATAGCCTTTTTCATACCAATCACAGTAGCGATTCATCTGATCTGCCGCGTCAAATTTACCTTTTTGAATCAGGCTAGTGGCAAGACATAAGGCCATTGAGGTATCGTCCGTCCATTGTCCTGGTTGCAGATGAAACGGACCGCCGCCCACCATATCGGTGACGGGGGCAAAGGTTCCTCGCGGCTGAAACTCTACCGTTGTCCCAACGGCATCACCGACTGCCAACCCCAGTAAACATCCTCTGAATCGTTCGGATATATCCATACCTCACCCTTTCCGCTTACAGCCGCAAATTCACTGGAACAATCTACCTATCAAGATTGAGTATTCCTCTCCTTGCTGCGTTACCTACTACTAAACCGAAAAAACACTCAAATCTGCAAACAACCTAATCTTGTTTCAGTGCTGGAGAATCTCTGCTAACATGAAAGCGCTTTAGGGCTTGTAGCTCAGTGGACTAGAGCACGTGGCTTCGGACCACGGTGTCGGGGGTTCGAATCCCTCCTGGCCCGTTTTTTAATTCACTCAAGTCAATGTGCTTGAGTGAATTGTTGTTTCTTGAGTTAGCCTCACAGTATGGGTGTTCGCGTTCGGCAGCATGTTAATCCTCTGAGTCAAAAATTCCAGGATGCGATCTCACCCCCGGATTGGCCTGAGATCTTCGCCCAACCCAAGCAGCCTCTCTATTTAGATATTGGCTGTGCTCGCGGACAGTTTTTACTGGATATGGCCCAACTACGCCCCCATCACAATTTCTTAGGGGTCGAAATTCGGCGGCTTATGGTTCAATCCGCCCTACAACAACGCGACGAATTACAGCTCAGCAATCTCCATTTTTTGTTCGGCAATATTAATACGTCCCTCGACTCCCTAGTGGGTGCCCAATCAATTACCGGCGTCACGATCCAATTCCCTGACCCCTGGTTTAAACGCCGCCATCAGAAACGGCGGGTGGTTCAACCCGCATTGGTGAATGAGTTGGCCACTTGCCTCAAACCAGAAGGCCTACTGCTGATCCAATCGGATGTATTGGAAGTAGCGATTGAGATGTGCGATCGCATCGCCGAACACCCTGCCTTTACAGGAACGACGCCACTCTACCATTGGCTACCAGAGAGCCCTTTCCCCGCTGCCACAGAGCGGGAAAAGCTGACCTTATCAGAAGGGTTACCGGTCTACCGGTATTTATTTCAAAAGGGAGTCAAGACAGACTCTAAATGATGGTGTTATCAGGAATCTCAGCATTCTTCAGCACCACAACGATACCGCTGCGAATGTAAAAGCCATGCTCTTCCTGATTAGATTCTTCAACATTGTCTTTATTGACAATCTTGACGTTGCGGCCAATCCGGGCATTTTTATCAATAATAGCGCGGCTGATTTTAGTATTTTCACCAATACCGATGGGAACGCTCCCTCCTCCTTGACTAGAGGCACGCTCAGCAAAGGGCTGATAATAGTCAGCACCCATCACTAAGGCATTGTCGAGGGTACAGCCTGATTCAACCCGCGATCGCACACCCAGTACTGAGCGATTAATCTGGCAATTCTTGATAATGCAGCCTTCCGCAATCATCGATTCCGTCACATGACAGTCTAGCTGCTTAGTAGGAGGCAAATAGCGAGAGCGGGTGTAAATCGGAGATTTCTCATCATAAAAGCTAAAGGGAGGCTGAGGTTGGCGAGTTAAAGCCAAATTTGCCTCATAGAAAGCTTCAATGGTCCCAATATCTTCCCAATAATCATTAAAAAGATAGGCTTGGACATTGTAGTCCTTCGCTGAGCTAGGGATAATTTCCTTACCAAAGTCAGTGGAGTCAGGCGAATTCTTGAGCAGATCAATTAAGACATCTTTCTTGAAGACATAAATGCCCATCGAAGCAATAAACGGCTTTTCTTGAGCTTCTTCTGGGGTCAGCCCGAGGGTGGTAGTATCCACCTTCATCCGTTCCAGTTCTTCACCTTGAGGCTTCTCACTAAAATCAACCACACGCCCAGTTGACTCATCAATCTTCATCAGGCCAAAGCTGGGGGCACGATAGGCATCAATGGGAAGCACCGACAGGGTAATATCTGCGTTCGTACTGCGATGGCGCTCAATAAATACGGTGTAGTCCATGCGATACAGATGATCTCCCGACAAAATTAGGATTTCATCCACATCACGCTGTTCAGCAAACATCCACATGTATTGTCGAACGGCATCCGCTGTTCCTTGGAACCAATTGGGATTTTCAGGGGTTTGTTGAGCAGCAAGCACCTCAGCAAAACCATCGCTAAAGCTGGAGAAATGATA
The Acaryochloris marina S15 genome window above contains:
- the trmB gene encoding tRNA (guanosine(46)-N7)-methyltransferase TrmB, producing MGVRVRQHVNPLSQKFQDAISPPDWPEIFAQPKQPLYLDIGCARGQFLLDMAQLRPHHNFLGVEIRRLMVQSALQQRDELQLSNLHFLFGNINTSLDSLVGAQSITGVTIQFPDPWFKRRHQKRRVVQPALVNELATCLKPEGLLLIQSDVLEVAIEMCDRIAEHPAFTGTTPLYHWLPESPFPAATEREKLTLSEGLPVYRYLFQKGVKTDSK
- a CDS encoding lasso peptide biosynthesis PqqD family chaperone, which codes for MSLTTTISTNTTVVATPEQVSSDLAGESVILNLKTGMYFGLNEVGASVWNLLQQPRSVKDICDQILDQYEVGSDQCEQDVMRLLNEMAESELIEIKDVASA
- a CDS encoding ADP-ribosylglycohydrolase family protein; translation: MDISERFRGCLLGLAVGDAVGTTVEFQPRGTFAPVTDMVGGGPFHLQPGQWTDDTSMALCLATSLIQKGKFDAADQMNRYCDWYEKGYLSSTGDCFDIGNTVRQALEQYKTTDILFSGSTHPRSAGNGCLMRLAPVPMFCYPDRDRTLYLCGESSRTTHGATECIEASQLFGDMLFRALSGVGKVEILMEQEPAGIISPSIQAIAKGDYQSKTLEDIRGSGYVVDSLEAALWCFWTTETFAQAVLQATNLGDDADTTAAICGQLAGAFYGVQGIPSHWLELLTMEDEISILAEQLYASI
- a CDS encoding M20 family metallopeptidase; translation: MVSSPPHSDTSIRSDIQQLDLVSWRRHLHQYPELGFKEHLTAEFVAQRLTEWGIDHQTGIAETGIMATISGAQPGPVLAIRADIDALPIQEENTVSYRSRHDGVMHACGHDGHTAIALGTARYLSQHRQDFAGTVKIIFQPAEESPGGAKPMIEAGVLQNPQVDAIIGLHLWNNLPLGTVGVKSGPLMAAVDLFECKIQGKGGHGAMPHQTTDAVVISAQIVNALQAIVARHVNPLDSAVVTIGQLHAGTASNVIADSSFMSGTVRYFDPELAHLIEPRMQDILTGICQSWGATYDLKYWRLYPPVINDAAIADLVRSISTEVIETPTGVVPNCQTMGGEDMSFFLQEVPGCYFFLGSANDERGLAYPHHHPQFDFDETALAMGVEIFVRCVEKFCNSKR
- a CDS encoding lasso peptide biosynthesis B2 protein, encoding MSPVLKFLRLRSCDRTLLIKTYVLLGLVRLGLWLLPFKILQKWLVNFHQTSAYYQSPTLTKISRRTVGKVVWAVNTSSRFMPGKVKCLARALVTQVLICRRGYEPELKIGVAKAEDHSLEAHAWVELQGQVIMGFVNDLSRFTPMPSFDSKI
- a CDS encoding glucose-1-phosphate adenylyltransferase, with amino-acid sequence MNKVLAIVLGGGAGTRLYPLTKQRAKPAVSLAGKYRLIDIPMSNCINSEINKIYVMTQFNSASLNRHISQTYHFSSFSDGFAEVLAAQQTPENPNWFQGTADAVRQYMWMFAEQRDVDEILILSGDHLYRMDYTVFIERHRSTNADITLSVLPIDAYRAPSFGLMKIDESTGRVVDFSEKPQGEELERMKVDTTTLGLTPEEAQEKPFIASMGIYVFKKDVLIDLLKNSPDSTDFGKEIIPSSAKDYNVQAYLFNDYWEDIGTIEAFYEANLALTRQPQPPFSFYDEKSPIYTRSRYLPPTKQLDCHVTESMIAEGCIIKNCQINRSVLGVRSRVESGCTLDNALVMGADYYQPFAERASSQGGGSVPIGIGENTKISRAIIDKNARIGRNVKIVNKDNVEESNQEEHGFYIRSGIVVVLKNAEIPDNTII